Proteins encoded within one genomic window of Panicum virgatum strain AP13 chromosome 1N, P.virgatum_v5, whole genome shotgun sequence:
- the LOC120656908 gene encoding protein NRT1/ PTR FAMILY 8.3-like codes for MDAGDAMERGERTRLRPKLLALPSGLGRSPSMGTPRHLTLTPHTPSRSTPRRRTPRTPDRLRWTIGARSPVPGGTEKFSPLQGHRPDPQDDSLQVPLLNEKECTGSKAPMVVLGFECLESTAFNGISTNLVMYMETVLHGSNLASASNVTMWFGTSYLTPIFGAIIADAFWGNYNTILVSLTIYLLGMILVTFSAFMPAATVLAASSVFSAQTVAFVGLYLVAIGSGGVRSSLLPFGAEQFDDDNATDRESKGSFFSWFYLCVDFGPIVSGLFIVWIQEKVSWGLGFGISTACLALAFAAFVLATPMYRPVSGHVQAITKAQSIVSLRAPEFAGTALPMYKLPVPTDKEPADAGTLCDDGDKVDIICESADLKDIPEEAGSSWSLRTMLQGEELKILLRLLPIWVTSIVMSSAYTQMNTTFIQQGNAMNVSILSVKVPAASMGSFEVVCVLTWVLLYSKAIVPALRESGFSFGGSGEPTQLQRMGAGLLLMALAMAISALVEMKRLGSAARGEEITIAWQIPQYFFLAGAEVFCYIAQLEFFYAEAPETMKSTCTSLALLTIALGSFLSSSIYAIVAAFTATGGSAGWISDNLNQGHLDYFFWAMAAMCTLNFFVYTAFAKNYKLKNQDSVLMT; via the exons ATGGATGCGGGGGACGCCATGGAGAGGGGCGAGCGCACGCGGCTCCGGCCCAAG CTGCTCGCTCTTCCATCAGGCCTCGGGCGCTCACCGTCCATGGGCACTCCACGCCACCTGACACTGACGCCCCACACACCGTCCAGGAGCACTCCACGCCGGCGGACGCCCCGCACGCCGGATCGGCTACGATGGACGATTGGAGCGAGGAGCCCAGTACCAGGAGGCACGGAAAAG TTTTCTCCATTGCAGGGTCACAGGCCAGATCCTCAGGACGATAGCTTGCAAGTGCCGCTCCTGAATGAAAAAGAATGCACCGGCAGCAAGGCGCCAATGGTAGTTCTCG GGTTCGAGTGCTTGGAGAGCACAGCGTTCAATGGCATCTCGACGAACTTGGTGATGTACATGGAGACCGTCCTCCACGGCAGCAACCTGGCCAGCGCCTCCAACGTCACGATGTGGTTTGGCACCAGCTACCTGACGCCGATCTTCGGCGCCATCATCGCCGACGCCTTCTGGGGCAACTACAACACCATCCTCGTATCCCTCACCATCTACCTTCTT GGAATGATCCTGGTGACCTTCTCCGCATTCATGCCGGCAGCCACGGTGCTCGCTGCCTCCTCGGTGTTCAGCGCGCAGACCGTAGCGTTCGTGGGGCTGTACCTCGTCGCGATCGGGAGCGGCGGTGTGCGGTCGTCGCTGCTGCCGTTCGGCGCGGAGCAGTTCGATGACGACAACGCGACCGACCGGGAGAGCAAGGGGTCCTTCTTCAGCTGGTTCTACCTCTGCGTCGACTTCGGCCCGATCGTCTCTGGTCTCTTCATCGTGTGGATCCAGGAGAAAGTCAGCTGGGGCCTCGGCTTCGGCATTTCCACCGCCTGCCTCGCGCTCGCCTTCGCCGCCTTCGTGCTCGCCACGCCCATGTACAGGCCCGTATCTGGGCACGTGCAggcc ATCACCAAGGCCCAATCCATTGTTTCGCTCAGGGCCCCcgaatttgccggtacggccctgcCCATGTACAAGCTCCCCGTGCCCACGGACAAGGAACCCGCCGACGCTGGCACGCTCTGCGATGACGGCGACAAGGTGGACATCATCTGCGAGTCGGCGGACTTGAAGGATATaccggaggaggcgggctcGTCGTGGAGTCTCCGCACCATGCTGCAGGGGGAGGAGCTCAAGATCCTGCTGCGGCTACTGCCCATCTGGGTCACCAGCATCGTCATGTCCTCGGCGTACACGCAGATGAACACCACCTTCATCCAGCAGGGCAACGCCATGAACGTGTCCATCCTGTCGGTGAAGGTGCCGGCGGCGTCGATGGGCTCATTTGAGGTGGTCTGCGTCCTGACATGGGTGCTGCTTTACAGCAAGGCGATCGTGCCGGCGCTGAGGGAAAGCGGATTCTCgttcggcggcagcggcgagccgACGCAGCTGCAGCGCATGGGCGCCGGCCTGCTCCTCATGGCTCTAGCAATGGCGATCTCGGCGCTCGTGGAGATGAAGCGGCTCGgcagcgcggcgcgcggcgaggagaTCACCATCGCGTGGCAGATCCCGCAGTACTTCTTCCTGGCGGGCGCGGAGGTGTTCTGCTACATCGCGCAGCTGGAGTTCTTCTACGCCGAGGCGCCGGAGACCATGAAGAGCACGTGCACGTCGCTGGCGCTGCTCACCATCGCGCTGGGCAGCTTCCTGAGCTCGTCCATCTATGCCATCGTGGCGGCGTTCACGGCCACGGGGGGTAGTGCAGGGTGGATCTCCGACAACCTCAACCAGGGACACCTCGACTACTTCTTCTGGGCCATGGCCGCCATGTGCACACTCAACTTCTTCGTGTACACCGCCTTCGCCAAGAACTACAAGCTGAAGAATCAAGACTCCGTTCTCATGACATGA
- the LOC120656909 gene encoding ADP-ribosylation factor-like isoform X1 → MGQAFRKLFDAFFGTSEMRVVMLGLDAAGKTTILYKLHIGEVLSTVPTIGFNVEKVQYKNVMFTVWDVGGQEKLRPLWRHYFNNTDGLIYVVDSLDRERIGKAKAEFQAIINDPLMLNSVILVFANKQDMKGAMAPMEVCEGLGLYDLKNRIWHIQGSCALKGDGLYEGLDWLASTLKELQASGRLPSGGTSLF, encoded by the exons ATGGGGCAGGCGTTCCGCAAGCTGTTCGATGCCTTCTTCGGCACCAGCGAGATGAGG GTCGTGATGCTTGGGCTGGATGCCGCGGGCAAAACCACCATCCTGTACAAGCTGCATATCGGGGAGGTTTTGTCGACTGTTCCCACGATTG GTTTCAATGTCGAGAAAGTGCAGTACAAGAATGTGATGTTTACTGTTTGGGATGTCGGTGGCCAAGAGAAATTGAGGCCCCTGTGGAGGCACTACTTCAACAACACAGATGGCTTG ATCTACGTGGTTGATTCATTGGATCGAGAGAGAATTGGAAAAGCCAAAGCTGAATTTCAG GCAATAATTAATGATCCTTTGATGCTTAACAGTGTCATATTGGTATTTGCCAATAAACAAGATATG AAAGGGGCAATGGCACCAATGGAGGTGTGCGAGGGCCTTGGCCTTTATGATTTGAAAAATCGCATCTGGCACATCCAGGGCTCTTGTGCCCTCAAAGGTGATGGTCTATATGAGGGCTTGGACTGGTTGGCAAGCACGCTGAAGGAACTGCAAGCTTCAGGTCGCCTACCGTCAGGAGGGACCTCGTTGTTCTAA
- the LOC120656909 gene encoding ADP-ribosylation factor-like isoform X2, with the protein MGQAFRKLFDAFFGTSEMRVVMLGLDAAGKTTILYKLHIGEVLSTVPTIGFNVEKVQYKNVMFTVWDVGGQEKLRPLWRHYFNNTDGLIYVVDSLDRERIGKAKAEFQAIINDPLMLNSVILVFANKQDMIVCVWISSCTCTA; encoded by the exons ATGGGGCAGGCGTTCCGCAAGCTGTTCGATGCCTTCTTCGGCACCAGCGAGATGAGG GTCGTGATGCTTGGGCTGGATGCCGCGGGCAAAACCACCATCCTGTACAAGCTGCATATCGGGGAGGTTTTGTCGACTGTTCCCACGATTG GTTTCAATGTCGAGAAAGTGCAGTACAAGAATGTGATGTTTACTGTTTGGGATGTCGGTGGCCAAGAGAAATTGAGGCCCCTGTGGAGGCACTACTTCAACAACACAGATGGCTTG ATCTACGTGGTTGATTCATTGGATCGAGAGAGAATTGGAAAAGCCAAAGCTGAATTTCAG GCAATAATTAATGATCCTTTGATGCTTAACAGTGTCATATTGGTATTTGCCAATAAACAAGATATG ATAGTCTGTGTCTGGATCAGTTCCTGTACCTGTACTGCATAG